CTTCATCACCCAGAGCATCCCCCCTGAGTCCATGGTGACCCGCCGCAGTGAAGTCCGCGCCCGCCAGGGGAAGACGGAATTCGACGAGCTGGAATATCACATCTGATATGGCGGATATTCGTCTAGGCTAACGGAATCATTCCTGGAGGAGCCGAACCCATGAAGGCCCAGAACATCCTCGAGACGATTGGCAACACGCCGCACGTGCGCATCAACCGGCTGTTTCCCTCGCGGGTCCAAGTGTACATGAAGCTGGAGCGGGCCAACCCGGGCGGCAGCATCAAGGATCGCATCGCGCTGGCGATGATCGAGGACGCCGAGAAGAAGGGCCTGCTCAAGCCGGACAGCGTCATCATCGAGCCCACGTCGGGCAACACGGGAATCGGGCTCGCCATGGTGGCGGCGGTGAAGGGCTACAAGCTCATCCTGGTGATGCCCGAGTCGATGAGCATCGAGCGGAGGCGGTTGATGGCGGCGTACGGAGCCACCTTCGAGCTGACGCCGCGGGCGCAGGGCATGAAGGGCGCCATCGCCAAGGCGCAGGAGCTGGTGGCGGCCAACCCCAAGGCGTGGATGCCGCAGCAGTTCGAGAACGAGTCGAACATCGAGGTGCACAAGCGCACCACGGCCCTGGAGATCCTCAAGGACTTCCCCGAGGGGCTGGACTACCTGGTGACG
Above is a window of Cystobacter fuscus DNA encoding:
- the cysK gene encoding cysteine synthase A → MKAQNILETIGNTPHVRINRLFPSRVQVYMKLERANPGGSIKDRIALAMIEDAEKKGLLKPDSVIIEPTSGNTGIGLAMVAAVKGYKLILVMPESMSIERRRLMAAYGATFELTPRAQGMKGAIAKAQELVAANPKAWMPQQFENESNIEVHKRTTALEILKDFPEGLDYLVTGVGTGGHITACAEELKKHWPKLQVFAVEPTKSPVISGGQPSPHPIQGIGAGFIPKNLHKEALNGVIQVAEEAAFEFTKRSAREEGIFVGISSGAALAAVNQKIPEIPDGSRVLCFCYDTGERYLSIDNLFPAQ